A region of Salvia splendens isolate huo1 chromosome 17, SspV2, whole genome shotgun sequence DNA encodes the following proteins:
- the LOC121773769 gene encoding uncharacterized protein LOC121773769 isoform X2 produces MQDPKNSHTRKPWYQRAIEMATLWKPFPKPPKNPTKDHDFLWKSISKTNDITTTSTNATKRLRKCKSLRVATSFTRVCLCAPISSYTEVFQVDVPPRRSYSYPRSKPPGSSPPEMTRSARMSVEGRKIFRGKSLNDDVLMRRFVVEEEEAMMKVRKRNEMEIIRRRSCLRRKKIGPSPLSRMALAEEEEEEC; encoded by the coding sequence GAAGCCTTGGTACCAAAGAGCAATAGAGATGGCCACATTATGGAAACCCTTCCCAAAACCCCCCAAAAATCCCACAAAAGATCACGATTTTTTATGGAAATCAATCTCTAAAACCAACGACATCACCACAACCTCAACAAACGCTACAAAGAGGCTAAGAAAATGCAAATCTCTAAGGGTGGCAACCTCCTTCACCCGAGTTTGCCTATGCGCCCCGATCTCCTCCTACACCGAGGTTTTTCAGGTAGACGTCCCGCCTCGCAGGAGCTATAGCTACCCGCGGTCGAAGCCTCCTGGCTCCTCCCCGCCCGAGATGACCCGTAGCGCGAGAATGAGCGTGGAGGGGAGGAAGATCTTCCGCGGGAAGTCCCTAAACGACGACGTTTTGATGAGGAGGTTCGttgtggaggaggaggaggccaTGATGAAGGTTAGGAAGAGAAATGAGATGGAGATTATTAGGAGGAGAAGTTGTTtgaggaggaagaagattgGGCCTAGTCCTTTGAGTAGAATGGCTTTggctgaggaggaggaggaggagtgttag
- the LOC121773769 gene encoding uncharacterized protein LOC121773769 isoform X1 gives MQDPKNSHTSRKPWYQRAIEMATLWKPFPKPPKNPTKDHDFLWKSISKTNDITTTSTNATKRLRKCKSLRVATSFTRVCLCAPISSYTEVFQVDVPPRRSYSYPRSKPPGSSPPEMTRSARMSVEGRKIFRGKSLNDDVLMRRFVVEEEEAMMKVRKRNEMEIIRRRSCLRRKKIGPSPLSRMALAEEEEEEC, from the coding sequence TAGGAAGCCTTGGTACCAAAGAGCAATAGAGATGGCCACATTATGGAAACCCTTCCCAAAACCCCCCAAAAATCCCACAAAAGATCACGATTTTTTATGGAAATCAATCTCTAAAACCAACGACATCACCACAACCTCAACAAACGCTACAAAGAGGCTAAGAAAATGCAAATCTCTAAGGGTGGCAACCTCCTTCACCCGAGTTTGCCTATGCGCCCCGATCTCCTCCTACACCGAGGTTTTTCAGGTAGACGTCCCGCCTCGCAGGAGCTATAGCTACCCGCGGTCGAAGCCTCCTGGCTCCTCCCCGCCCGAGATGACCCGTAGCGCGAGAATGAGCGTGGAGGGGAGGAAGATCTTCCGCGGGAAGTCCCTAAACGACGACGTTTTGATGAGGAGGTTCGttgtggaggaggaggaggccaTGATGAAGGTTAGGAAGAGAAATGAGATGGAGATTATTAGGAGGAGAAGTTGTTtgaggaggaagaagattgGGCCTAGTCCTTTGAGTAGAATGGCTTTggctgaggaggaggaggaggagtgttag